A stretch of the Vicinamibacterales bacterium genome encodes the following:
- a CDS encoding IclR family transcriptional regulator, with translation MTPKPLHDTPAIQSLDRGLAILEAVAASPAPVPLKQLTGLIGIDRSSVFRLANTLRQRRFLANPKGSKDYILGPSAWRLSRRYGRTVLGTFFHHYLQDLSATLGETSHFAVREGMEVFFIDHHIPAGQIVSVAGQTGEFAPLHCTAHGKALLADCDLQTLRDLLGRAPLKGYTRMTVKSVTRLAQLCAQVRVDGFALDEGEYLEEVRCVAAPIRDPQGEIVASVGISSPLTRLHTRGVARAAAEVRKTARAITASLAS, from the coding sequence ATGACCCCCAAACCGCTGCACGACACTCCTGCCATTCAGAGCCTCGACCGCGGCCTGGCGATCCTCGAGGCGGTCGCCGCGTCTCCGGCGCCGGTGCCGCTCAAGCAGCTGACCGGTCTGATCGGCATCGATCGCAGCAGTGTCTTCCGGCTGGCGAACACGCTGCGCCAGCGGCGGTTTCTGGCCAATCCGAAGGGGAGCAAGGACTACATCCTCGGTCCGTCGGCATGGCGGCTGTCACGCCGCTACGGGCGCACCGTGCTCGGCACGTTCTTCCACCACTATCTGCAGGATCTGTCGGCGACGCTCGGCGAGACCTCCCACTTCGCCGTCCGCGAGGGGATGGAGGTGTTCTTCATCGACCACCACATCCCCGCCGGGCAGATCGTCTCGGTGGCGGGGCAGACCGGGGAATTCGCGCCCCTGCACTGCACCGCGCACGGCAAGGCCCTGCTCGCCGACTGCGATCTCCAGACGTTGCGCGACCTGCTCGGGCGCGCGCCGCTGAAGGGCTACACCCGGATGACCGTGAAGTCGGTGACGCGCCTCGCTCAGCTGTGCGCGCAGGTCCGCGTCGACGGCTTCGCGCTCGACGAGGGGGAATACCTCGAGGAAGTGCGATGCGTGGCCGCGCCGATCCGCGATCCGCAGGGGGAGATCGTCGCCTCGGTCGGGATCTCGTCGCCGCTGACGCGGCTTCACACCCGCGGCGTCGCCCGCGCCGCGGCCGAAGTCCGCAAGACCGCCCGCGCCATCACCGCCTCGCTCGCCAGCTGA